From Halorubrum salinarum, the proteins below share one genomic window:
- the polC gene encoding DNA polymerase II large subunit, which produces MRPDDERYFARIEERLDEAWDVAETAKKQGRDPEPEIEIPVARDMADRVENILGIDGVAERVRELEGEMSREEAALELVTDFVDGNVGDYDSREGKIEGAVRTAVALLTEGVVAAPIEGIDRVELLENDDGTEFVNVYYAGPIRSAGGTAQALSVLVADYARSLLDVDEYKPRDVEVERYAEEIALYDKETGLQYTPKDKESKFIAKHIPVMLDGEATSDEEVSGFRDLERVDTNSARGGMCLVAAEGIALKAPKIQRYTRNLDEVDWPWLQDLIDGTIGKDGAGDGDAPASEGADGDADEDGDDADGEPDEPAADPAADDSPDGPPRADPSQKFLRDLIAGRPVFTHPSEAGGFRLRYGRARNHGFATGGVHPATMHIVDDFLAAGTQIKTERPGKAHGVVPVDSIEGPTVRLANGEVRRIDDPEEAKAVSNGVEKVLDLGEYLVNYGEFVENNHPLAPASYAPEWWVQEFEAAGADVQAMGDDPHVDLEHPDVDRALAWAREYDCPLHPEYTYLWHDVSVDAFAALADAVAAGEVADGVLAIERTEPVRDALESLLVEHAATPDALRIPTWRPLARSLGIDDGLRREWDADDLSAAAREYADGENAIRAVNEVAPFEVRERAPTRIGNRMGRPEKSESRDLSPAVHTLFPINEAGGPQRDVAEAANVMDDTGRRGRHELEVSDRVCPDCGEHTYAALCPDCETHTEPHYECNDCGTVCEPDEAGRVECPNCEWEVTAASYQEVDVNDAYRSALERVGERESAFEILKGVQGLTSRNKTPEPIEKGVLRAKNGVTSFKDGTVRYDMTDLPVTAVRPEELDVTADHFRELGYETDIDGEPLRHDDQVVELRVQDIVLSDGAAEHMLKTADFVDDLLEQFYGLDRFYEVNERDDLVGELVFGMAPHTSAATVGRVVGFTSAAVGYAHPYFHAAKRRNCFHPETKLWYEDETGQLRYDEIEAFVERYLDRSEVEFDDFGTAVGELEHVDGDLRVPSLTADGDRVSRPVEAVSKHDAPDHLVRVRTESGRSITVTPDHGVHVYDGERDAVAGKEAREIDADDRLVIPDSVGVDDVDRDSRRFDLLAEFIRSDAVPTDRLMIKGLDKDRLYELFEDTFADDWEGRFYPLQSMTEVFGTNKKTLSNYLYRESFPVSYLQRCFSSLDEMLAFVPDDVSLGMKRDRTEIDRFVDLNERVATLLGYYAAEGFAREQETPKGTIHQTTICGTETEAREFFLDVLREEFGVDPYEENHAKVTVSGRLLRAFFDSVLDSGVYAHTKRVPDQIFDVSDEIIGAYLSGYFSGDGSVDDGSLRITATTVSEELREDLLGLLRRLEVHASVDRPERVQLRDKFPEFYDDSDTRMTAQTYVLSVSSHDAVRFSEIAGFHLSRKQDRLTENVSSVEPYARKASDGGSGEYLVEGVAEVEAVESDVDHVYCLTVEDTHSLVANDLSVDQCDGDEDCVMLLMDGLLNFSKEFLPDQRGGRMDAPLVMSSRIDPSEIDDEAHNVDIVREYPLELYEASRELADPGEVEELIQIGEDTLGTDDEYHGFDHTHDTTDIAMGPDLSAYKTLGDMMEKMDAQLELARKLRAVDETDVAERVIEYHFLPDIIGNLRAFSRQETRCLDCGEKYRRMPLTGDCRECGGRVNLTVHEGSVSKYVDTAIEVAERFDCRPYTKQRLKVLEGSLESIFEDDTNKQSGIADFM; this is translated from the coding sequence ATGAGACCGGACGACGAGCGCTACTTCGCGAGGATCGAGGAGCGCCTCGACGAGGCGTGGGACGTGGCCGAGACGGCCAAAAAGCAGGGGAGAGACCCCGAACCGGAGATCGAGATCCCGGTCGCCCGCGACATGGCCGACCGCGTCGAGAACATCCTCGGGATCGACGGCGTCGCGGAGCGCGTCCGCGAGCTGGAGGGCGAGATGTCCCGCGAGGAGGCGGCTCTGGAGCTGGTCACCGACTTCGTCGACGGGAACGTCGGCGACTACGACTCCCGCGAGGGGAAGATCGAGGGGGCCGTCCGGACCGCCGTCGCGCTGCTCACCGAGGGCGTCGTCGCCGCGCCGATCGAGGGGATCGACCGCGTGGAGCTGCTGGAGAACGACGACGGCACCGAGTTCGTCAACGTCTACTACGCCGGTCCGATCCGCTCGGCGGGCGGGACCGCCCAGGCGCTGTCGGTGCTCGTCGCCGACTACGCGCGGTCGCTGCTCGATGTCGACGAGTACAAGCCCCGCGACGTGGAGGTGGAGCGCTACGCCGAGGAGATCGCCTTATACGACAAGGAGACCGGGCTCCAGTACACCCCGAAGGACAAGGAGTCGAAGTTCATCGCGAAGCACATCCCCGTCATGCTCGACGGGGAGGCGACGAGCGACGAGGAGGTCTCGGGCTTCCGCGACCTCGAACGGGTCGACACCAACTCCGCGCGCGGCGGGATGTGCCTCGTCGCCGCCGAGGGGATCGCGCTGAAGGCCCCGAAGATCCAGCGGTACACCCGGAACCTCGACGAGGTCGACTGGCCGTGGCTCCAGGACCTGATCGACGGGACGATCGGGAAGGACGGCGCGGGCGACGGCGACGCGCCGGCGTCCGAGGGCGCCGACGGCGACGCGGACGAGGACGGCGACGACGCCGACGGGGAACCCGACGAGCCGGCGGCCGACCCCGCGGCCGACGACTCGCCCGACGGCCCGCCCCGCGCCGACCCCTCCCAGAAGTTCCTCCGGGACCTGATCGCGGGCCGCCCCGTCTTCACGCACCCGAGCGAGGCGGGCGGCTTCCGCCTCCGGTACGGTCGCGCGCGCAACCACGGGTTCGCGACCGGCGGCGTCCACCCGGCGACCATGCACATCGTCGACGACTTCCTCGCGGCGGGCACGCAGATCAAGACCGAGCGGCCCGGGAAGGCCCACGGCGTCGTCCCCGTCGACTCCATCGAGGGGCCGACGGTCCGCCTGGCGAACGGCGAGGTCCGGCGGATCGACGACCCCGAGGAGGCGAAGGCGGTCAGCAACGGGGTCGAGAAGGTGCTCGACTTGGGCGAGTACCTCGTCAACTACGGGGAGTTCGTCGAGAACAACCACCCGCTCGCGCCCGCGTCGTACGCCCCCGAGTGGTGGGTCCAGGAGTTCGAGGCGGCCGGCGCCGACGTCCAGGCCATGGGCGACGACCCGCACGTCGACCTGGAACACCCGGACGTCGACCGGGCGCTCGCGTGGGCGCGCGAGTACGACTGCCCGCTCCACCCCGAGTACACCTACCTCTGGCACGACGTCTCGGTCGACGCGTTCGCGGCGCTGGCCGACGCCGTCGCCGCCGGCGAGGTCGCCGACGGCGTCCTCGCGATCGAGCGCACCGAGCCGGTCCGGGACGCCCTGGAGTCGCTGTTGGTCGAACACGCCGCGACCCCGGACGCGCTCCGGATCCCGACGTGGCGCCCGCTCGCGCGGTCGCTCGGGATCGACGACGGCCTGCGCAGGGAGTGGGACGCGGACGACCTCTCGGCGGCGGCCCGCGAGTACGCCGACGGCGAGAACGCGATCCGCGCGGTCAACGAGGTCGCCCCGTTCGAGGTCCGCGAGCGCGCGCCGACCCGGATCGGCAACCGGATGGGCCGGCCGGAGAAGTCCGAGAGCCGCGACCTCTCGCCCGCGGTCCACACGCTCTTCCCGATCAACGAGGCGGGGGGCCCGCAGCGCGACGTGGCGGAGGCCGCGAACGTGATGGACGACACCGGCCGCCGCGGCCGGCACGAACTGGAGGTCTCCGACCGCGTCTGCCCCGACTGCGGCGAGCACACCTACGCCGCGCTCTGTCCCGACTGCGAGACGCACACCGAGCCGCACTACGAGTGCAACGACTGCGGCACCGTCTGCGAGCCGGACGAGGCCGGCCGCGTCGAGTGCCCGAACTGCGAGTGGGAGGTGACGGCGGCGAGCTACCAAGAGGTCGACGTCAACGACGCGTACCGCTCCGCGCTGGAGCGGGTCGGCGAGCGCGAGTCCGCCTTCGAGATCCTGAAGGGGGTCCAGGGGCTCACCTCGCGGAACAAGACGCCCGAGCCGATCGAGAAGGGGGTCCTCCGCGCGAAGAACGGCGTCACCTCGTTCAAGGACGGCACGGTGCGGTACGACATGACCGACCTCCCGGTCACCGCGGTCCGGCCCGAGGAGTTGGACGTCACCGCGGACCACTTCCGCGAGCTCGGGTACGAGACCGACATCGACGGCGAGCCCCTCCGTCACGACGACCAGGTGGTCGAGCTCCGCGTCCAGGACATCGTCCTCTCGGACGGCGCGGCCGAGCACATGCTGAAGACCGCCGACTTCGTCGACGACCTGCTCGAACAGTTCTACGGGCTCGACCGCTTCTACGAGGTCAACGAGCGCGACGACCTCGTCGGCGAGCTCGTCTTCGGGATGGCCCCGCACACGAGCGCCGCAACTGTCGGGAGAGTGGTAGGTTTCACGTCGGCCGCCGTGGGATACGCTCATCCGTACTTTCACGCCGCCAAGCGTCGCAACTGCTTCCACCCGGAGACGAAACTCTGGTACGAGGACGAGACCGGTCAGCTACGATACGACGAAATCGAAGCGTTCGTCGAGAGGTACCTCGATCGGTCTGAGGTCGAGTTCGACGACTTCGGAACGGCCGTCGGCGAACTGGAACATGTCGACGGCGACCTGCGCGTTCCGTCGCTGACCGCGGACGGAGATCGCGTCTCTCGTCCGGTAGAGGCGGTCAGCAAGCACGACGCACCGGACCACCTCGTCCGAGTCCGGACCGAATCCGGCAGATCGATAACCGTCACTCCTGACCACGGTGTCCACGTGTACGACGGCGAACGGGACGCAGTCGCCGGCAAGGAAGCGCGGGAAATCGACGCGGACGACAGACTCGTAATTCCCGATTCGGTCGGGGTCGACGACGTCGACCGCGACTCACGCCGGTTCGATTTGCTCGCCGAATTTATTCGGTCCGACGCGGTTCCGACCGACCGTCTCATGATCAAAGGGCTGGACAAGGACCGCCTGTACGAGCTCTTCGAGGACACGTTCGCCGATGACTGGGAGGGGCGGTTCTACCCGCTCCAGAGCATGACGGAGGTCTTCGGGACGAACAAGAAGACGCTGAGTAACTACCTGTACAGAGAGAGCTTCCCCGTGTCGTATCTCCAGCGGTGCTTCTCCTCGCTCGACGAGATGCTCGCCTTCGTTCCGGACGACGTCTCGCTCGGAATGAAACGCGATCGCACGGAGATCGATCGGTTCGTCGATCTCAACGAGCGCGTCGCGACGCTGCTCGGGTACTACGCGGCGGAGGGGTTCGCCCGCGAGCAGGAGACGCCGAAGGGCACGATCCACCAGACAACGATCTGCGGGACGGAAACGGAAGCGAGGGAGTTCTTCCTCGACGTTCTGCGGGAGGAGTTCGGGGTCGACCCGTACGAAGAGAACCACGCGAAAGTGACCGTCTCCGGTCGCCTGTTGCGTGCGTTCTTCGACTCGGTGCTCGACTCCGGCGTGTACGCACACACGAAGCGCGTCCCCGATCAAATATTCGACGTATCCGACGAGATCATCGGTGCGTATCTGAGCGGATACTTCAGCGGCGACGGCAGCGTCGACGACGGATCGCTCCGAATCACGGCAACGACGGTCAGCGAAGAGCTTCGCGAAGACTTGCTCGGCCTTCTGCGGCGGCTCGAAGTCCACGCGAGCGTCGACCGACCCGAGCGGGTTCAGCTCCGTGATAAGTTCCCCGAATTCTACGACGACAGCGACACGCGGATGACCGCACAGACGTACGTCCTCAGTGTCTCGTCACACGACGCCGTTCGATTCTCCGAAATCGCCGGATTCCACCTCTCCCGGAAGCAGGACCGATTGACTGAGAACGTCTCGTCCGTCGAACCGTACGCGCGAAAAGCGTCTGACGGCGGGTCCGGCGAGTATCTCGTCGAAGGCGTCGCTGAGGTCGAGGCTGTCGAGAGCGACGTCGACCACGTGTACTGTCTCACCGTTGAGGACACGCATTCACTCGTCGCGAACGATCTGTCGGTCGATCAGTGCGATGGAGACGAGGATTGCGTAATGCTGCTGATGGACGGTCTCCTCAACTTCTCGAAAGAATTTCTGCCGGACCAGCGCGGCGGGCGGATGGACGCGCCGCTCGTCATGTCCTCGCGGATCGACCCCTCGGAGATCGACGACGAGGCGCACAACGTCGACATCGTGCGGGAGTACCCGCTGGAGCTGTACGAGGCGTCGCGCGAACTGGCCGACCCGGGCGAGGTCGAGGAGCTGATCCAGATCGGGGAGGACACCCTCGGGACCGACGACGAGTACCACGGGTTCGACCACACCCACGACACGACGGACATCGCGATGGGCCCGGATCTGTCGGCGTACAAGACGCTCGGCGACATGATGGAGAAGATGGACGCGCAGCTGGAGCTGGCCCGGAAGCTCCGCGCGGTCGACGAGACGGACGTGGCCGAGCGCGTCATCGAGTACCACTTCCTGCCGGACATCATCGGCAACCTCCGGGCGTTCTCGCGGCAGGAGACGCGCTGTCTCGACTGCGGCGAGAAGTACCGCCGCATGCCGCTGACCGGGGACTGCCGCGAGTGCGGCGGCCGCGTGAACCTCACGGTCCACGAGGGGTCGGTGAGCAAGTACGTCGACACCGCCATCGAGGTGGCCGAGCGGTTCGACTGTCGTCCCTACACGAAACAGCGGCTGAAGGTGTTAGAGGGGTCGCTGGAGTCGATATTCGAGGACGACACGAACAAGCAGTCCGGGATCGCGGACTTCATGTGA
- a CDS encoding PPC domain-containing DNA-binding protein gives MYHREVEPTAEYVARFETGADWREEIEALAREENVEAGWFTALGAVQDADVWFYDQEETEYRSVTFDEPLEVAACVGNVSLLEGDVFAHTHAVLSRPSGQALAGHLDSATVWAGECHLRAFAEPLERSHDEATDLDLWL, from the coding sequence ATGTACCATCGCGAGGTCGAACCCACGGCGGAGTACGTCGCGCGGTTCGAGACCGGCGCCGACTGGCGCGAGGAGATAGAGGCCCTCGCCCGCGAGGAGAACGTGGAGGCGGGCTGGTTCACGGCGCTCGGCGCGGTTCAGGACGCGGACGTCTGGTTCTACGACCAGGAGGAGACCGAGTACCGGTCGGTGACGTTCGACGAGCCGCTGGAGGTGGCCGCCTGCGTGGGCAACGTCTCGCTCTTAGAGGGGGACGTGTTCGCCCACACCCACGCGGTGCTCTCGCGCCCGAGCGGGCAGGCCCTCGCGGGGCACCTCGACTCCGCGACCGTCTGGGCGGGCGAGTGCCACCTGCGCGCGTTCGCCGAGCCGCTGGAGCGTTCGCACGACGAGGCCACCGACCTGGACCTGTGGCTGTGA
- a CDS encoding iron-sulfur cluster biogenesis protein NfuA, which translates to MSTDTTDAENELRERITNFLRRNFPQIQMHGGSAAIAHLDREKGEVTVQLGGACSGCGISPMTIQAIKSRMVKEIPEIETVHADTGAAAGADGDLGGTSSGGMSPSFPGETTDDDGGDDEGPQAPF; encoded by the coding sequence ATGAGCACGGACACGACTGACGCGGAAAACGAGCTCCGCGAGCGGATCACGAACTTCCTGCGGCGCAACTTCCCGCAGATCCAGATGCACGGCGGCAGCGCCGCCATCGCCCACCTCGACCGCGAGAAGGGCGAGGTGACGGTCCAGCTCGGCGGCGCCTGTTCCGGCTGCGGCATCTCGCCGATGACGATCCAGGCGATCAAGTCCCGGATGGTCAAGGAGATCCCCGAGATCGAGACGGTCCACGCGGACACCGGCGCGGCGGCCGGCGCCGACGGCGACCTCGGCGGGACCAGCAGCGGCGGGATGTCCCCCTCGTTCCCCGGCGAGACGACCGACGACGACGGCGGCGACGACGAAGGCCCGCAGGCCCCGTTCTGA
- a CDS encoding DUF5783 family protein — MADEFDPEKFEDKYANYFQELQRAYKNAFNQMNDRHDSELIHGIDQTVLNESEPFYEDGEFRVELPENPRERIRGAVAVDDETFEETLDEYVERIESELYRTLGVDRPE, encoded by the coding sequence ATGGCCGACGAGTTCGACCCGGAGAAGTTCGAAGACAAGTACGCGAACTACTTCCAGGAGCTCCAGCGGGCGTACAAGAACGCGTTCAACCAGATGAACGACCGGCACGACTCGGAGCTGATCCACGGCATCGACCAGACCGTGCTCAACGAGTCGGAGCCGTTCTACGAGGACGGCGAGTTCCGCGTCGAGCTCCCGGAGAACCCCCGCGAGCGCATCCGCGGCGCCGTCGCGGTCGACGACGAGACGTTCGAGGAGACGCTCGACGAGTACGTCGAGCGGATCGAGTCCGAGCTGTACCGGACGCTCGGCGTCGACCGCCCGGAGTGA
- the katG gene encoding catalase/peroxidase HPI, protein MASNTKEWWPDQLDLELLDQNAGDIGPYDEDFDYAAAFEELDLAEVKSDLEDVMTDSKEWWPADYGHYGPLFIRMAWHSAGTYRSLDGRGGAAGGHQRLPPISSWPDNVNLDKARRLLEPVKTKYGEKLSWADLIVLAGNVALESMGFETFGFAGGRADDFRGDDAVDWGPESEFETTSPDRFDENGDLKAPLGNTVMGLIYVNPEGPNGEPDLEGSAKNIRQSFSRMAMNDKETVALIAGGHTFGKVHGADDGDNLGPEPEDAPIDLQGLGWDNEFGEGMGPDTITSGIEGPWNATPTVWDTSYVDNLLEHEWEPEKGPGGAWQWTTKDDELDDAAPGVADPDDKEDIMMLTTDVALKHDDDFRAVLEEFSDDPDEFQETFAKAWYKLIHRDMGPPERFLGPEVPEETMIWQDPLPDADYEPIGDAEVSDLKGALLDSDLSTGELVKTAWAAASTYRDSDKRGGANGARIRLEPQRSWEANEPERLADVLATLEDVQAEFNESRADDVRVSLADLIVLGGTAAVEQAAADAGYDVEVPFEPGRVDATAEQTDEESFEALKPKADGFRNYLGDTDEDVEDLMVDKADLLNLTASEMTVLAGGLRTLGATYGDRTAFTDEPGTLTNEFFVNLLDMEYEWDEVTDAEDIYEVRDRDTGEVAWEATRADLIFGSNARLRTIADVYASDEEKFVEDFVAVWSEVMTLDRFDLE, encoded by the coding sequence ATGGCTAGTAACACCAAAGAGTGGTGGCCGGATCAGCTGGATCTGGAACTACTCGACCAGAACGCCGGCGACATCGGTCCCTACGACGAGGACTTCGACTACGCGGCGGCGTTCGAGGAACTCGACCTCGCCGAGGTCAAGTCCGACCTCGAAGACGTGATGACCGACTCGAAGGAGTGGTGGCCCGCCGACTACGGGCACTACGGCCCGCTGTTCATCCGGATGGCGTGGCACAGCGCCGGCACGTACCGCTCGCTCGACGGGCGCGGCGGCGCCGCCGGCGGACACCAGCGGCTCCCGCCGATCAGCAGCTGGCCGGACAACGTGAACCTCGACAAGGCTCGGCGGCTGTTGGAGCCGGTCAAGACGAAGTACGGCGAGAAGCTCTCGTGGGCCGACCTCATCGTGCTCGCCGGCAACGTCGCGCTGGAGTCGATGGGCTTCGAGACGTTCGGCTTCGCGGGCGGCCGCGCGGACGACTTCCGCGGCGACGACGCCGTCGACTGGGGCCCCGAAAGCGAGTTCGAGACGACCTCTCCCGACCGGTTCGACGAGAACGGCGACCTCAAGGCCCCGCTCGGGAACACCGTGATGGGCCTCATCTACGTCAACCCCGAGGGGCCGAACGGCGAGCCCGACCTCGAGGGCTCGGCGAAGAACATCCGCCAGTCGTTCAGCCGGATGGCGATGAACGACAAAGAGACCGTCGCGCTCATCGCCGGCGGCCACACCTTCGGGAAGGTCCACGGCGCCGACGACGGCGACAACCTCGGCCCCGAGCCCGAGGACGCCCCCATCGACCTCCAGGGCCTCGGCTGGGACAACGAGTTCGGCGAGGGGATGGGCCCCGACACCATCACCAGCGGCATCGAGGGGCCGTGGAACGCCACCCCGACGGTCTGGGACACGAGCTACGTCGACAACCTGCTCGAGCACGAGTGGGAGCCGGAGAAGGGCCCCGGCGGCGCGTGGCAGTGGACCACGAAGGACGACGAGCTCGACGACGCCGCCCCGGGCGTCGCGGACCCCGACGACAAGGAGGACATCATGATGCTCACGACGGACGTCGCCCTGAAGCACGACGACGACTTCCGGGCCGTCCTTGAGGAGTTCAGCGACGACCCCGACGAGTTCCAGGAGACGTTCGCGAAGGCGTGGTACAAGCTCATCCACCGCGACATGGGCCCGCCGGAGCGGTTCCTCGGCCCCGAGGTCCCGGAGGAGACGATGATCTGGCAGGACCCGCTGCCGGACGCCGACTACGAACCGATCGGCGACGCGGAGGTCTCCGACCTCAAGGGCGCGCTCCTCGACTCCGACCTCTCGACCGGCGAACTCGTCAAGACCGCGTGGGCGGCGGCGTCCACCTACCGCGACAGCGACAAGCGCGGCGGCGCCAACGGCGCCCGCATCCGCCTCGAACCGCAGCGGAGCTGGGAGGCCAACGAGCCCGAGCGGCTCGCCGACGTCCTCGCGACGCTCGAAGACGTGCAGGCCGAGTTCAACGAGTCGCGCGCCGACGACGTGCGGGTCTCGCTCGCCGACCTCATCGTGCTGGGCGGGACCGCGGCCGTCGAGCAGGCCGCGGCCGACGCGGGCTACGACGTCGAGGTGCCGTTCGAGCCCGGTCGCGTCGACGCCACCGCCGAGCAGACCGACGAGGAGTCGTTCGAGGCGCTCAAGCCGAAGGCCGACGGGTTCCGTAACTACCTCGGCGACACCGACGAGGACGTCGAGGACCTCATGGTCGACAAGGCCGACCTGTTGAACCTGACCGCCAGTGAGATGACCGTGCTGGCCGGCGGGCTGCGAACGCTCGGCGCGACCTACGGCGACCGCACGGCGTTCACCGACGAGCCCGGGACGCTGACGAACGAGTTCTTCGTGAACCTGCTCGACATGGAGTACGAGTGGGACGAGGTCACCGACGCCGAGGACATCTACGAGGTCCGCGACCGGGACACCGGCGAGGTCGCGTGGGAGGCGACGCGCGCCGACCTCATCTTCGGCTCGAACGCGCGGCTCCGCACCATCGCCGACGTGTACGCCAGCGACGAGGAGAAGTTTGTCGAGGACTTCGTCGCGGTCTGGAGCGAGGTCATGACGCTCGACCGCTTCGACCTCGAGTAA
- the lpdA gene encoding dihydrolipoyl dehydrogenase, which produces MVVGDVTTGTEVLVIGAGPGGYVAAIRAAQEGLDTTLVEKDAYGGACLNRGCIPSKALITGSGLAHEAGNAEFMGVHADPAVDMGKMIEWKDGVVDRLTGGVEKLCKANGVNLVEGVASFVGENTVRVAHGGDGQGSETLEFEHAVIATGSRPIQVPGFDFAEDHVWSSADALDADTVPDRLGVVGGGYIGMELATTYAKLGAEVTVVEMLDDILDPYEDDVKRVVRKRAEELGVEFNFGEGASEWTEAPDGGYLLRTETEDGEESTYGVDKILVAVGRQPVTDGLDLENAGIETDDRGFVETDDRTRTAVEHVHAVGDVAGDPMLAHAASNEGIVAAEVIAGEPAALDRQAVPAAVFTDPEIGTVGMTEAEAAEAGFEPAVGEMPFNASGRAMTTGHTEGFVRIVADEETGFVLGGQIVGPEASELIAEVALAVEMGATLEDVAATVHTHPTLAEAVMEAAENARGQAIHTLNR; this is translated from the coding sequence ATGGTCGTCGGAGACGTCACCACGGGAACGGAGGTACTGGTCATCGGCGCGGGACCGGGCGGCTACGTCGCCGCCATCCGCGCCGCACAGGAGGGGCTCGACACGACCTTAGTCGAGAAGGACGCCTACGGCGGCGCCTGTCTCAACCGCGGGTGTATCCCCTCGAAGGCGCTGATCACGGGGAGCGGACTGGCCCACGAGGCCGGCAACGCGGAGTTCATGGGCGTCCACGCGGACCCCGCCGTCGACATGGGGAAGATGATCGAGTGGAAGGACGGCGTGGTCGACCGGCTGACGGGCGGCGTCGAGAAGCTCTGTAAGGCGAACGGCGTGAACCTGGTCGAGGGCGTCGCCTCGTTCGTCGGCGAGAACACCGTCCGGGTCGCGCACGGCGGCGACGGGCAGGGCTCGGAGACGCTGGAGTTCGAACACGCGGTGATCGCCACCGGGTCGCGGCCGATCCAGGTCCCCGGCTTCGACTTCGCCGAGGACCACGTCTGGAGCTCCGCCGACGCGCTCGACGCCGACACGGTCCCGGACCGACTCGGGGTCGTCGGCGGCGGCTACATCGGCATGGAGCTGGCGACGACGTACGCCAAGCTCGGCGCCGAGGTCACGGTCGTCGAGATGCTCGACGACATCCTCGACCCCTACGAGGACGACGTGAAGCGCGTCGTCCGCAAGCGCGCCGAGGAGCTCGGCGTCGAGTTCAACTTCGGCGAGGGCGCGAGCGAGTGGACGGAGGCGCCCGACGGGGGCTACCTCCTCCGCACTGAGACCGAGGACGGCGAGGAGTCGACCTACGGCGTCGACAAGATCCTCGTCGCGGTCGGCCGCCAGCCCGTCACCGACGGGCTCGACCTGGAGAACGCCGGGATCGAGACGGACGACCGCGGGTTCGTCGAGACGGACGACCGCACCCGCACGGCGGTCGAGCACGTCCACGCCGTCGGCGACGTGGCCGGCGACCCGATGCTCGCGCACGCGGCCTCCAACGAGGGGATCGTCGCCGCCGAGGTGATCGCCGGTGAGCCGGCCGCGCTCGACCGACAGGCGGTCCCGGCCGCGGTGTTCACGGACCCCGAGATCGGGACGGTCGGAATGACGGAGGCGGAGGCCGCTGAGGCCGGCTTCGAGCCCGCGGTCGGCGAGATGCCGTTCAACGCCTCCGGGCGGGCGATGACGACCGGCCACACCGAGGGGTTCGTCCGGATCGTCGCCGACGAGGAGACCGGATTCGTCCTCGGCGGACAGATCGTCGGCCCGGAGGCGTCGGAGCTGATCGCCGAGGTCGCGCTCGCGGTCGAGATGGGCGCCACCCTCGAAGACGTGGCCGCCACCGTCCACACCCACCCGACGCTCGCGGAGGCGGTGATGGAGGCCGCGGAGAACGCGCGCGGGCAGGCGATCCACACGCTGAACCGCTGA